In Epinephelus fuscoguttatus linkage group LG15, E.fuscoguttatus.final_Chr_v1, a genomic segment contains:
- the LOC125901610 gene encoding uncharacterized protein LOC125901610 has protein sequence MLLFEGEKDHLIPSTSHLLLESDFFVVAGRMIGHSFLHDGPCLGGLSPAIVHVLFGGSPEEATIDIKDCADLDIRETIKLLDGTAELSSEDKQAINELAMSWDLPRVTSENRRWLLDKLLLHAVLGRTSRQVKQLRRGLKETLIWPLLTERKDTIPLLLPRMSDMQCTPQMVLDKINWSTQDEEEDSDVSLEDACRATGFLRAFIENASSDILGKLVPFWVGWNVLPRELDIEVVESNFFKSSTCFHLLKIPGHFSTHSFFERDLLAAVCSVDSGFGLV, from the exons ATGCTCCTGTTTGAAGGTGAAAAAGACCACTTGATTCCCTCCACTTCCCATCTCCTTCTGGAGAGTGACTTTTTCGTTGTTGCTGGCCGAATGATTGGACACTCCTTTCTGCATGATGGGCCATGCCTAGGTGGACTGAGCCCCGCAATTGTACATGTGCTCTTTGGTGGATCCCCAGAAGAAGCTACAATAGATATTAAGGATTGTGCTGACCTTGATATCCGTGAGACAATCAAGTTG cTGGATGGCACAGCAGAATTATCGTCTGAAGATAAGCAGGCTATCAATGAGCTGGCAATGTCCTGGGATTTGCCACGAGTCACATCTGAGAACAGGAGATGGCTGCTTGACAAACTGCTCCTCCATGCT GTCCTTGGAAGAACCTCCAGACAAGTCAAGCAGTTAAGACGGGGTTTAAAGGAGACGCTGATCTGGCCTTTGTTAACAGAGAGGAAAGACACAATTCCACTCCTTTTACCAAGAATGTCTGACATGCAGTGCACTCCACAG aTGGTCTTGGACAAGATTAACTGGTCAACacaagacgaagaagaagacagTGATGTGTCTTTAGAAGATGCATGTCGGGCCACAGGATTCCTAAGAGCATTTATTGAAAATG CTTCTTCAGACATTCTTGGAAAACTTGTGCCGTTCTGGGTGGGCTGGAATGTGCTTCCCAGAGAGTTGGATATTGAAGTGGTGGAGAGCAACTTCTTCAAGTCATCTACCTGCTTCCACCTGCTTAAAATCCCAGGGCATTTTAGTACACACAGCTTCTTCGAAAGAGACCTCCTTGCCGCAGTTTGTAGTGTCGACAGTGGCTTTGGATTGGTCTGA